The following are encoded together in the Streptomyces rapamycinicus NRRL 5491 genome:
- a CDS encoding aldo/keto reductase → MVDVLRIAAGNGLQDEGKIGHIGLSKVTPEDIDDARQEFTVAAVQNVLNITVLRPALKNYSDLDIAYVAYRPLDAVALAATWGVAEPSTGSSTAATTSPHPQHKPTATHRTPRDRCHGLDMTATRTTSPTASSPAPAPTRKSAPTRTGGHQ, encoded by the coding sequence ATGGTGGATGTGCTGCGTATCGCGGCGGGGAACGGCCTGCAGGACGAAGGCAAGATCGGGCACATCGGCCTGTCGAAAGTCACCCCCGAGGACATCGACGACGCCCGCCAGGAATTCACCGTCGCCGCGGTCCAGAACGTCCTCAACATAACCGTGCTCCGACCCGCGCTGAAAAACTACAGCGACCTCGACATCGCCTACGTCGCATACCGACCACTCGACGCCGTCGCCCTCGCTGCCACCTGGGGAGTCGCCGAGCCCTCCACTGGCTCTTCAACCGCGGCGACCACATCGCCCCACCCTCAGCACAAGCCAACCGCAACACATCGAACCCCTCGTGACCGCTGCCATGGACTCGACATGACGGCGACGCGAACGACCTCTCCCACCGCGTCCAGCCCAGCACCCGCACCAACGCGAAAGAGCGCTCCTACGAGAACTGGCGGCCACCAGTAA
- a CDS encoding caspase family protein, whose amino-acid sequence MPAEDGSAPRRFLIATAITRYPKATHLGWDRPDLADARRRVVELFTNRLGYRHVTDLGLDPTSDQLTTGLRAFCMSAERRPDDLVAVYIAGHGEVLDDDGEHVLLTADTDPKDIDDALPTRRLARKILRRTHVRRLLMLLDTCYSGRGGNELAAAALDRMNHQWGEETGSGLIVISAAQPQEQAETGAFPHLLEQAVTSLATAGHGPRTLALDSVVQRMNDHPDRPPHQRIGLTQIGLTGEVPPFLANPRHQTRRTEVDLELQQAAQWEEHAARRETEFRTRLLAGAQGATPDHAGWWFAGRRAALGTITDWLVARSPAQPALAVTGDPGSGKTAVLGLIAALTHPERRRTVPFDSLVLDPQSLPQHAVDVSIHAQNLTNDQVLQGLAAGARVRAGTLGEFLEALGPRKSSDDRPFTVLIDALDEAATPILLCSQVLRPLITHASGRVRLLMGTRPHLLPWLELERTGRIDVVDLDADRYADPDALLEYTIRTLIRAHPRSPYENCPPPLRMAVARGIAAAAGRSFLVARISAGTLAADPALPDPADPAWRASLPKLPSEAMRRDLRQRLGADAARATDLLRPLAFAEGRGLPWEDIWAPLAEAVSERPCVDDDLLWLREAAGAYVVEVTEDGRSAYRLYHRALAEHLREGVETAAVHAAFTRTLVSRVPYGPDGARDWSRAHPYTRRHLAGHAAHGGLLDELVTDPEYLVHADPAGLMPHLPMARSPAAQLPATIYRTSFGTHRRTGTDERRQILALDAARYNVSPFLAALNGRAADHMWKPLWGSGGTLSPTLRDTLPSAAGPVRAMALALLDGHPVAVTGHGDTTVRVHELATGRSVGQPLTGHTGAVTAVACIELNGRPVAVTGSGDRTVRVWDLNTGTPVGGPLAGHTGPVVAAACTELGRPVAVTGSYDGTVRVWDLATGKAIGQPMTGHTSTVAAVACTELDGRPVAISCSGDRTVRVWDLETSRPVLDPMQTGHGAWVNGVACARLGGRPVLVTASSDGTLRVWDLGTRRLVRGPMFGHTRAVVAITCAVLDGRPVAVSASSDGTVRAWELATGESAGEPMTGHTGGVNAVACLVLDGSPIAVTASDDRTVRVWDLLTAGKRVGAWRTGHTGEVTVAVATRLGDRPVAVTGASDKTVRMWDASTGQALGKPLTGHIATVVAVACTVLDGRSVAVTGSDDGTVRVWDLTSGQALATRMARGGSGITAVACMTLDDRPLVVGAAEDGTARAWDLATGEPFGEPVTVSDGPLRAVACGALNGRPVGVVASACGELRVWDPATGSTSPLGDHDRPGAVRALAVTALARGLVTVTGSDDRTARVWDLDTRTPIGGPLAGHTGPVTAVACASLDGRAVAVTGSGDRTVRVWDLTMRRQTGVVHLMAPCRAVALSEEGHLICCFGDHIAVLASGRLVRE is encoded by the coding sequence GTGCCGGCTGAGGACGGCTCGGCGCCCCGCCGTTTCCTGATCGCAACGGCGATCACCCGGTACCCGAAGGCCACCCATCTCGGCTGGGACCGCCCCGACCTGGCCGACGCCCGCCGACGCGTCGTCGAACTCTTCACCAACCGCCTCGGCTACCGTCACGTCACCGATCTCGGACTTGATCCGACCAGCGATCAGCTCACCACTGGACTGCGCGCGTTCTGCATGTCCGCGGAGCGCCGACCCGACGACCTGGTCGCCGTCTACATCGCGGGACACGGCGAAGTCCTCGACGACGACGGCGAGCACGTCCTGCTCACCGCGGACACCGACCCCAAGGACATCGACGACGCTCTGCCCACCCGCCGCCTGGCCCGCAAGATTCTGCGCCGCACCCATGTGCGCCGCCTGCTCATGCTCTTGGACACCTGCTACTCCGGCCGGGGCGGCAACGAACTCGCCGCCGCCGCCCTGGACCGGATGAACCACCAGTGGGGCGAGGAGACCGGCTCCGGCCTGATCGTCATCTCCGCCGCCCAGCCCCAGGAACAAGCCGAAACCGGGGCGTTCCCCCATCTCCTCGAACAGGCTGTGACCAGCCTGGCCACCGCGGGCCACGGCCCGCGCACCCTGGCGCTGGACTCCGTGGTTCAGCGGATGAACGACCACCCGGACCGGCCTCCCCACCAGCGCATCGGCCTCACCCAAATCGGCCTGACCGGCGAGGTGCCGCCCTTCCTCGCCAACCCCCGCCACCAAACCCGACGTACCGAGGTCGACCTGGAGCTTCAGCAGGCCGCCCAGTGGGAGGAGCACGCCGCGCGGCGGGAGACCGAGTTCCGCACCCGGCTGCTGGCCGGAGCCCAAGGCGCCACTCCCGACCACGCCGGCTGGTGGTTCGCCGGCCGCCGGGCGGCGCTCGGCACGATCACCGATTGGCTTGTGGCCCGCAGTCCCGCGCAGCCCGCGCTGGCCGTCACCGGGGACCCGGGCTCGGGCAAGACAGCCGTCCTCGGCCTGATCGCCGCCCTGACCCACCCCGAGCGGCGCCGCACCGTCCCTTTCGACAGCTTGGTCTTGGACCCGCAGTCCCTGCCGCAGCACGCCGTCGACGTCAGCATCCACGCCCAGAACCTCACCAACGATCAAGTGCTCCAGGGCCTGGCCGCCGGCGCCCGGGTCCGGGCCGGCACGCTGGGGGAGTTCCTGGAAGCCCTCGGGCCCCGGAAGTCCAGCGACGATCGGCCGTTCACCGTTCTGATCGACGCCCTCGACGAGGCAGCCACCCCGATCCTCCTGTGCAGCCAGGTACTGCGCCCCCTGATCACACACGCCAGCGGCCGGGTCCGGCTGCTGATGGGCACCCGCCCGCACCTGCTGCCCTGGCTTGAACTGGAGCGTACCGGGCGGATCGACGTCGTCGATCTCGACGCCGACCGGTACGCGGACCCGGACGCCCTGCTGGAGTACACGATCCGCACCCTCATCAGGGCCCACCCCCGCTCTCCCTACGAGAACTGCCCGCCTCCACTGCGGATGGCCGTCGCCCGCGGGATCGCCGCGGCGGCCGGCCGGTCGTTCCTCGTCGCCCGGATCTCCGCGGGCACCCTGGCGGCCGACCCCGCGCTGCCCGACCCGGCCGACCCTGCCTGGCGGGCCAGCCTGCCTAAGCTGCCCAGCGAGGCCATGCGCCGGGACCTGCGGCAGCGCTTGGGCGCGGACGCGGCCCGCGCCACCGACCTGCTGCGCCCGCTGGCCTTCGCAGAGGGCCGCGGGCTGCCCTGGGAGGACATCTGGGCACCGCTGGCCGAGGCGGTGTCCGAACGCCCCTGCGTCGACGACGACCTGCTGTGGCTGCGCGAGGCCGCCGGGGCCTACGTGGTCGAGGTCACCGAGGACGGCCGGTCCGCCTACCGGCTCTACCACCGCGCGCTCGCCGAGCATCTACGCGAGGGCGTGGAGACGGCCGCGGTACATGCCGCGTTCACGCGCACCCTGGTCTCCCGGGTCCCCTACGGCCCTGACGGCGCTCGCGACTGGAGCCGCGCCCACCCGTACACCCGGCGCCACCTGGCCGGGCACGCAGCGCACGGCGGGCTGCTCGACGAACTGGTCACCGACCCCGAGTACCTGGTGCACGCCGACCCGGCCGGGCTGATGCCCCACCTGCCCATGGCCCGGTCCCCGGCCGCCCAGCTCCCCGCCACCATCTACCGCACCTCCTTCGGCACCCACCGCCGCACCGGCACCGACGAACGACGCCAGATCCTCGCCCTGGACGCGGCCCGGTACAACGTCTCGCCCTTCCTCGCGGCGCTCAACGGCCGTGCCGCGGACCACATGTGGAAACCCCTGTGGGGGTCGGGTGGCACGCTCTCCCCCACGCTGCGCGACACCCTGCCGTCCGCCGCCGGGCCGGTGCGTGCCATGGCACTCGCGCTGCTCGACGGTCATCCGGTCGCCGTCACCGGACACGGCGACACCACGGTCCGGGTGCACGAGCTGGCCACCGGCAGGTCCGTCGGGCAACCGTTGACCGGTCACACCGGGGCGGTGACCGCCGTAGCGTGCATCGAACTGAACGGGCGGCCGGTCGCCGTCACCGGGTCCGGCGACCGGACGGTGCGCGTGTGGGACCTGAACACGGGCACGCCGGTCGGCGGGCCACTGGCCGGACACACCGGGCCCGTGGTCGCGGCGGCATGTACCGAGCTGGGCCGCCCGGTCGCCGTCACCGGCTCGTACGACGGCACGGTACGGGTGTGGGATCTGGCCACGGGCAAGGCCATCGGGCAGCCGATGACCGGGCACACCAGCACAGTGGCGGCGGTCGCCTGCACCGAGCTGGACGGCCGCCCGGTGGCGATCTCCTGTTCGGGTGACCGCACGGTGCGGGTGTGGGACCTGGAGACCAGCCGGCCGGTCCTGGACCCGATGCAGACCGGGCACGGGGCCTGGGTGAACGGGGTGGCCTGCGCGCGGCTGGGCGGTCGCCCGGTCCTGGTCACCGCCTCCAGCGACGGGACGCTTCGGGTATGGGACCTGGGAACGCGGCGGCTGGTCCGCGGGCCGATGTTCGGGCACACCAGGGCCGTTGTCGCGATCACCTGCGCGGTGCTGGACGGGCGGCCGGTCGCCGTCTCCGCCTCCAGCGACGGGACGGTGCGGGCCTGGGAACTGGCCACCGGGGAGTCCGCCGGGGAGCCGATGACCGGACACACCGGAGGCGTGAACGCGGTGGCCTGCCTGGTCCTCGACGGCAGCCCCATCGCCGTGACGGCGTCCGACGACCGGACGGTGCGGGTCTGGGACCTGCTGACCGCCGGGAAGCGGGTCGGTGCATGGCGCACTGGCCACACCGGCGAAGTCACCGTGGCCGTGGCCACCCGGCTGGGCGACCGGCCGGTGGCGGTCACCGGCGCCAGCGACAAGACCGTTCGGATGTGGGACGCGTCGACAGGGCAGGCCCTTGGCAAGCCCCTGACCGGGCACATCGCCACGGTGGTCGCGGTGGCATGCACGGTGCTCGACGGGCGTTCGGTCGCGGTCACCGGCTCGGATGACGGCACAGTGCGGGTCTGGGACCTGACGAGCGGGCAGGCTCTCGCCACCCGGATGGCCCGGGGCGGAAGCGGTATCACGGCGGTGGCGTGCATGACGCTGGACGACCGACCCCTCGTGGTCGGCGCGGCCGAGGACGGCACGGCGCGGGCGTGGGATCTGGCGACCGGGGAGCCGTTCGGCGAGCCGGTCACCGTGTCCGACGGCCCACTGCGCGCCGTGGCATGCGGGGCGCTGAACGGTCGGCCGGTTGGCGTCGTCGCCTCCGCCTGTGGGGAGCTGCGGGTGTGGGATCCGGCCACCGGGAGCACGTCCCCGCTCGGCGATCACGACCGGCCGGGCGCGGTGCGCGCGCTGGCCGTCACCGCGCTCGCCCGTGGACTGGTCACGGTCACCGGCTCGGATGACCGGACGGCGCGGGTGTGGGACCTGGACACGAGAACACCCATCGGAGGGCCGCTGGCCGGCCACACCGGGCCGGTGACCGCCGTCGCCTGCGCGTCCCTGGACGGTCGCGCCGTCGCGGTGACCGGCTCCGGTGACCGGACGGTGCGAGTCTGGGACCTGACGATGCGTCGGCAGACCGGTGTGGTGCACCTCATGGCCCCCTGCCGCGCGGTGGCGCTCAGCGAAGAGGGGCACCTGATCTGCTGCTTCGGCGATCACATCGCTGTCCTCGCCTCGGGCCGGCTGGTCAGAGAGTGA
- the sucD gene encoding succinate--CoA ligase subunit alpha, which yields MAIFLTKDSKVIVQGMTGAEGMKHTRRMLAAGADIVGGVNPRKAGTRVDIDGRTVPVFGSVREAMDTTGADVSVLFVPPPHAKAAVTEAADARIPLAVVITEGIPVHDAVAFQAYARARATRVIGPNCPGLISPGQSNAGIIPADITKPGRIGLVSKSGTLTYQLMYELRDVGFSTCVGIGGDPVIGTTHIDALAAFEADPDTDLIVMIGEIGGDAEERAARYIADRVTKPVVGYIAGFTAPEGRTMGHVGAIVSGSSGTAAAKKAALEAAGVSVGATPTETAGLVLALLAETPGNLA from the coding sequence ATGGCCATCTTCCTCACCAAGGACAGCAAGGTCATCGTCCAGGGCATGACCGGCGCGGAAGGCATGAAGCACACCCGGAGGATGCTCGCCGCGGGCGCCGATATCGTCGGCGGGGTCAATCCGCGCAAGGCCGGGACCCGGGTCGACATCGACGGCCGTACGGTGCCCGTCTTCGGCTCCGTACGCGAGGCCATGGACACCACCGGCGCCGATGTGAGCGTCCTCTTCGTCCCGCCGCCCCACGCCAAGGCCGCCGTCACGGAGGCCGCCGACGCCCGGATACCGCTCGCCGTCGTCATCACCGAGGGCATCCCGGTCCATGACGCGGTCGCTTTCCAGGCGTACGCCCGGGCCCGCGCCACCAGGGTCATCGGCCCGAACTGCCCCGGACTGATCTCCCCGGGCCAGTCCAACGCCGGGATCATCCCCGCCGACATCACCAAGCCGGGCCGGATCGGGCTGGTGTCCAAGTCCGGCACCCTCACCTACCAACTCATGTACGAGCTGCGGGACGTCGGCTTCTCCACCTGCGTGGGCATCGGCGGCGACCCGGTCATCGGCACCACCCACATCGACGCCCTCGCCGCCTTCGAGGCCGACCCCGACACCGACCTGATCGTGATGATCGGGGAGATCGGCGGCGACGCGGAGGAGCGTGCCGCGCGGTACATCGCCGACCGCGTCACCAAGCCGGTCGTCGGCTACATCGCGGGCTTCACCGCCCCCGAGGGCAGGACGATGGGCCACGTGGGCGCCATCGTCTCCGGCTCCTCGGGCACCGCGGCGGCCAAGAAGGCGGCGCTGGAGGCGGCGGGCGTGAGCGTGGGAGCGACCCCCACCGAGACCGCCGGGCTGGTATTGGCCCTTCTGGCCGAAACACCCGGCAACCTCGCGTGA
- a CDS encoding thiamine pyrophosphate-binding protein: MPDDSQDLISGGHLVAKALKAEGVEVIYTLCGGHIIDIYDGCVDEGIDVIDVRHEQVAAHAADGYARITGKPGCAVVTAGPGTTDAVTGVANAFRAESPMLLIGGQGAHNQHKMGSLQDLPHVDMMAPITKFAATVPDTARAADMVSMAFRECFHGAPGPSFLEIPRDVLDAKVPVDKARVPQAGHYRASTRNAGDPESVQKLADLLVQAERPAILLGSQVWTTRATGAATELVRTLNVPAYMNGAGRGTLPPGDPHHFQLSRRYAFSNADLIVIVGTPFDFRMGYGKRLSPDATVVQIDLDYRTVGKNRDIDLGIVGDAGLILSAVTQAASGLGGFGGVPPIRHSNGGAGKRKEWLDELRAAEQTALEKRLPNLRSDASPIHPYRLVSEINDFLTEDSIYIGDGGDIVTFSGQVVQPKSPGHWMDPGPLGTLGVGVPFVMAAKQARPDKEVVALFGDGAFSLTGWDFETLVRFDLPFVGIVGNNSSMNQIRYGQKAKYGEERERVGNTLGDVPYDQFARMLGGHGEEVRDPADIGPALRRARESGKPSLINVWVDPDAYAPGTMNQTMYK, translated from the coding sequence ATGCCCGACGACAGCCAGGACCTCATCTCCGGCGGGCACTTGGTCGCCAAAGCACTCAAGGCAGAAGGCGTCGAGGTCATCTACACCCTCTGCGGCGGCCACATCATCGACATCTACGACGGCTGCGTCGACGAGGGCATCGATGTCATCGACGTACGCCATGAACAGGTCGCCGCCCACGCCGCCGACGGCTACGCCCGGATCACCGGCAAGCCCGGCTGCGCCGTCGTCACCGCCGGCCCGGGCACCACCGACGCGGTCACCGGCGTCGCCAACGCCTTCCGCGCCGAGTCACCCATGCTGCTGATCGGCGGCCAGGGCGCCCACAACCAGCACAAGATGGGCTCCCTCCAAGACCTTCCACACGTGGACATGATGGCGCCGATCACCAAGTTCGCCGCCACCGTCCCGGACACCGCCCGCGCCGCCGACATGGTCTCCATGGCCTTCCGCGAGTGCTTCCACGGCGCTCCCGGCCCCTCCTTCCTGGAGATCCCGCGCGATGTGCTGGACGCCAAGGTGCCGGTGGACAAGGCGCGCGTCCCGCAGGCCGGGCACTACCGCGCCTCCACCCGCAACGCCGGCGACCCCGAGTCCGTCCAGAAGCTGGCCGATCTGCTGGTCCAGGCCGAGAGGCCGGCGATCCTGCTGGGCAGTCAGGTGTGGACCACCCGCGCCACCGGCGCGGCCACCGAGCTGGTGCGCACCCTGAACGTGCCCGCGTACATGAACGGCGCCGGGCGCGGCACCCTGCCACCCGGCGATCCGCACCACTTCCAGCTCTCCCGCCGCTACGCGTTCTCCAACGCCGACCTCATCGTCATCGTCGGCACGCCCTTCGACTTCCGGATGGGCTACGGCAAGCGGCTCTCCCCCGATGCCACCGTGGTCCAGATCGACCTCGACTACCGCACGGTCGGCAAGAACCGGGACATCGACCTCGGCATCGTGGGCGACGCGGGGCTGATCCTCTCCGCCGTCACCCAGGCAGCCTCGGGGCTAGGGGGGTTTGGGGGGGTACCCCCCATAAGGCACAGTAACGGGGGCGCGGGCAAGCGCAAGGAGTGGCTGGACGAGTTGCGCGCCGCCGAGCAGACGGCGCTCGAGAAGCGGCTGCCCAACCTCCGGTCGGACGCCTCCCCCATCCACCCCTACCGCCTGGTCAGCGAGATCAACGACTTCCTCACCGAGGACTCGATCTACATCGGCGACGGCGGCGACATCGTCACCTTCTCCGGTCAGGTGGTCCAGCCCAAGTCGCCCGGCCACTGGATGGACCCGGGCCCGCTGGGGACGCTCGGCGTCGGGGTGCCGTTCGTGATGGCCGCCAAGCAGGCCCGCCCCGACAAGGAGGTGGTGGCGCTCTTCGGCGACGGCGCGTTCTCCCTGACCGGCTGGGACTTCGAGACACTGGTCCGCTTCGACCTGCCGTTCGTCGGCATCGTCGGCAACAACTCCTCGATGAACCAGATCCGTTACGGCCAGAAGGCCAAGTACGGCGAGGAGCGCGAGCGGGTCGGCAACACCCTCGGCGATGTGCCCTACGACCAGTTCGCGCGGATGCTCGGCGGCCACGGCGAGGAGGTCCGCGACCCGGCGGACATCGGCCCGGCGCTGCGCCGCGCCCGGGAGTCCGGCAAGCCGTCGCTGATCAACGTCTGGGTGGACCCGGACGCGTACGCCCCCGGAACCATGAACCAGACCATGTACAAGTAG
- a CDS encoding aldehyde dehydrogenase family protein: MAPTLTLKPGTAWDDAWQRCLAVAPEAFQDDRVLNLWDGTWHRDGRALPATTPVDGTPIAGPPRLDATTAHQAVRASLDQHRGWRHIALPERRARVSATLDALCEHRELLALLLVWEIGKPWRLAQADVDRAIDGVRWYVDEIDRMAEGRTPLPGPVSNIASWNYPMSVLAHAMLVQALAGNAVIAKTPTDGGLSCLTLACALAAREGIPVTLLSGSGGELSEALVRSPEIGCVSFVGGRDTGARVATAVADLGKRHILEQEGLNAWGIWNFTDWDALAPLIRKTFDYGKQRCTAYPRFVVQRSSFDAFLSVYLPAARSIRVGHPLAVENPTDNLPDLDFGPLINAAKAKELADQVSEAIDRGAVPLHRGDLADGHFLPGQDLSAYTAPVTLLNPPSTSPLHHAEPFGPVDTLVLVDTEAELLAAMNASNGALVATLSCDDPDTYDRLAPQIRAFKTGHGKPRSRGDRDELFGGFGASWRGAFVGGDLLVRAVTDGPDPERLPGNFPDYHLMPD; this comes from the coding sequence ATGGCACCCACCCTCACCCTCAAGCCCGGAACCGCCTGGGACGACGCCTGGCAGCGCTGCCTGGCCGTCGCCCCCGAGGCGTTCCAGGACGACCGAGTCCTCAACCTCTGGGACGGCACCTGGCACCGCGACGGCCGGGCCCTCCCCGCCACCACCCCCGTGGACGGCACCCCCATCGCGGGCCCGCCACGGCTGGACGCCACCACCGCCCACCAGGCCGTACGCGCCTCCCTCGACCAGCATCGCGGCTGGCGCCACATCGCCCTCCCGGAGCGCCGGGCGCGGGTGTCCGCCACCCTCGACGCGCTCTGCGAACACCGCGAGCTGCTCGCCCTGCTCCTGGTCTGGGAGATCGGCAAGCCCTGGCGGCTGGCCCAGGCCGATGTGGACCGGGCCATCGACGGCGTCCGCTGGTACGTCGACGAGATCGACCGCATGGCCGAGGGCCGCACCCCGCTGCCCGGCCCGGTCTCCAACATCGCCAGCTGGAACTACCCGATGAGCGTCCTCGCCCACGCCATGCTCGTCCAGGCGCTGGCCGGCAACGCCGTCATCGCCAAGACACCCACCGACGGCGGGCTGTCCTGCCTCACCCTCGCCTGCGCGCTCGCCGCCCGCGAGGGCATCCCGGTCACCCTCCTCAGCGGCAGCGGCGGCGAGCTCTCCGAGGCCCTCGTCCGCTCGCCCGAGATCGGCTGCGTCTCCTTCGTCGGCGGCCGCGACACCGGCGCCCGGGTCGCCACCGCCGTCGCCGACCTCGGCAAGCGCCACATCCTCGAGCAGGAGGGGCTCAACGCCTGGGGCATCTGGAACTTCACCGACTGGGACGCCCTCGCCCCGCTGATCCGCAAGACCTTCGACTACGGCAAGCAGCGCTGCACCGCCTATCCGCGCTTCGTCGTCCAGCGCTCGTCCTTCGACGCCTTCCTCTCCGTCTACCTCCCGGCGGCGCGCTCCATCCGCGTGGGCCACCCCCTGGCGGTGGAGAACCCCACCGACAACCTCCCCGACCTGGACTTCGGCCCCCTGATCAACGCGGCCAAGGCCAAGGAACTCGCCGACCAGGTGTCCGAGGCCATCGACCGCGGCGCCGTCCCGCTCCACCGCGGCGACCTCGCCGACGGCCACTTCCTCCCCGGCCAGGACCTCTCCGCCTACACGGCCCCCGTCACCCTCCTCAACCCGCCCTCGACCTCCCCGCTCCACCACGCCGAGCCCTTCGGCCCGGTCGACACCCTCGTCCTGGTCGACACCGAGGCCGAACTGCTCGCCGCCATGAACGCCAGCAACGGCGCCCTCGTCGCCACCCTCTCCTGCGACGACCCCGACACCTACGACCGCCTGGCCCCCCAGATCCGCGCCTTCAAGACCGGCCACGGCAAGCCCCGCTCCCGCGGCGACCGCGATGAGCTCTTCGGCGGCTTCGGCGCCTCCTGGCGCGGCGCCTTCGTCGGCGGAGACCTCCTGGTCCGCGCCGTCACCGACGGCCCGGACCCCGAGCGCCTCCCCGGCAACTTCCCCGACTACCACCTGATGCCCGACTGA
- the sucC gene encoding ADP-forming succinate--CoA ligase subunit beta — protein MDLYEHQARELLHHNGVLVPRAEVVDTAEAARAAAERLGGRVVIKAQVKTGGRGKAGGVKLADDPAAAELTARRILGMGIKGHTVHRVMVAEPVEVAREMYLGFTLDRAAGRFLAIASAEGGMEIEEVAARRPEAVARIAVDPAGGVTEAKAAEIAAAGGLPRETTETIRRLWTVLTAHDALLVEVNPLVVTRDGAIVALDGKVTLDGNARFRQPSWDAADDRARDPLEARAAAAGLGYVKLGGQVGVIGNGAGLVMSTLDVVAGCGARPADFLDIGGGASAQVMADGLSLVLDDPDVRSVLVNVFGGITACDAVADGIVRALDTVTLTKPLVVRLDGNNAARGRAILGQLAHPLVHQADTMDGAAARAAELAA, from the coding sequence ATGGACCTGTACGAACATCAGGCACGGGAACTCCTCCATCACAACGGTGTCTTGGTGCCGAGGGCGGAGGTCGTGGACACGGCCGAGGCCGCCCGCGCGGCCGCCGAACGGCTCGGCGGACGCGTCGTCATCAAGGCCCAGGTGAAGACCGGAGGCCGGGGCAAGGCGGGCGGGGTGAAGCTCGCCGACGACCCGGCCGCGGCCGAACTGACCGCACGCCGGATCCTCGGCATGGGCATCAAGGGCCACACCGTCCACCGCGTGATGGTCGCCGAACCCGTCGAGGTGGCACGGGAGATGTACCTCGGCTTCACCCTCGACCGGGCCGCGGGCCGCTTCCTGGCCATCGCCTCCGCCGAGGGCGGTATGGAGATCGAGGAGGTCGCGGCGCGCCGCCCCGAGGCGGTGGCCCGGATCGCCGTCGACCCGGCCGGGGGAGTGACCGAGGCGAAGGCCGCCGAGATCGCCGCCGCCGGGGGACTGCCGCGCGAGACGACCGAGACCATACGACGGCTGTGGACCGTCCTGACCGCGCACGACGCCCTCCTCGTCGAGGTCAACCCGCTGGTGGTGACCCGGGACGGTGCGATCGTGGCCCTGGACGGAAAGGTCACCCTGGACGGCAACGCCCGCTTCCGGCAGCCGTCATGGGACGCCGCCGACGACCGCGCCCGGGACCCGCTGGAGGCCCGGGCCGCGGCCGCCGGGCTCGGCTATGTGAAGCTGGGTGGCCAGGTGGGCGTCATCGGCAACGGCGCGGGCCTGGTGATGTCCACCCTGGACGTCGTCGCGGGCTGCGGCGCCCGCCCCGCCGACTTCCTCGACATCGGCGGCGGCGCCTCCGCCCAGGTGATGGCCGACGGTCTCTCCCTCGTCCTCGACGACCCCGATGTGCGCTCCGTTCTGGTCAACGTCTTCGGCGGCATCACCGCCTGTGACGCGGTGGCCGACGGCATCGTGCGCGCACTGGACACCGTGACCCTCACCAAACCGCTGGTGGTCCGGCTCGACGGCAACAACGCCGCACGTGGCCGGGCCATCCTTGGCCAATTGGCTCATCCACTCGTCCACCAGGCCGACACCATGGACGGCGCCGCCGCGCGCGCCGCCGAACTCGCCGCGTAG